Proteins encoded within one genomic window of Eurosta solidaginis isolate ZX-2024a chromosome 1, ASM4086904v1, whole genome shotgun sequence:
- the LOC137253705 gene encoding uncharacterized protein gives MYMLKSRSIQILYLILAICIVFPNKTCAAPNLLNSYLPAAMQALAYYIDYLQYEPLTTTTVEPPFSVIDDELNTMLNVSPTTLISRPTGSTNKPTSSFSVAHITLPSWSSSSSSSAVTTKPPPPFALATSTAPIWWQPPAWWHHTTTTTTAKPLAPPPTPLHKPGIYAPIIEMTLNKTLPKQRVGYEVFDEIGDNIEGFDKLTLALIRDIQTEPEHDEFTNDVESLDNFLRLYDDNYGRAAFDTDLETLQRWPTSSSASTAGKKRVPPTKPYVEFLLIYDLLKRDAKAANLSKYEGYSEELLQDLHDLSHASAERQLYTLFKRMIDRGDVQRSDVVSRIQGIMKDLANPKSTTVMALRYIPAMPFLL, from the coding sequence ATGTATATGCTAAAGTCACGATCCATTCAAATATTGTATTTGATTTTGGCCATTTGCATTGTTTTTCCAAACAAAACATGTGCAGCACCCAATTTATTAAACAGCTACTTACCAGCGGCCATGCAAGCGTTAGCCTATTACATTGATTACTTACAATATGAGCCACTAACAACAACCACAGTTGAACCGCCATTTAGCGTGATTGATGATGAATTAAATACAATGTTAAATGTTTCACCAACAACATTAATATCACGTCCTACTGGCTCTACAAATAAACCAACATCATCATTTTCAGTGGCACACATCACACTACCATCCTGGAGCAGTAGTAGCAGCAGCAGCGCTGTAACTACAAAACCACCACCACCATTTGCACTCGCTACCAGCACAGCGCCAATTTGGTGGCAACCACCTGCATGGTGGCATCATACCACCACTACAACTACCGCCAAACCGTTAGCACCGCCGCCAACACCACTACATAAACCTGGTATATATGCACCCATCATAGAAATGACACTTAATAAAACTCTGCCAAAACAGCGTGTCGGTTATGAGGTTTTCGATGAGATCGGTGATAATATAGAGGGTTTTGATAAATTAACATTGGCGCTTATACGCGATATACAAACTGAGCCGGAGCATGATGAATTCACTAATGATGTCGAATCTTTGGATAATTTTTTACGTCTTTACGATGATAATTATGGTCGTGCTGCATTTGATACGGATTTGGAAACATTGCAACGCTGGCCAACAAGTAGCAGCGCATCGACGGCTGGGAAAAAACGTGTGCCACCCACCAAACCATATGTcgagtttttgcttatttatgaCTTGTTGAAACGTGATGCCAAAGCGGCTAATCTTAGTAAATATGAAGGATATTCAGAGGAATTGTTGCAGGATTTACATGACTTGTCGCATGCTTCGGCTGAACGGCAGTTGTATACACTTTTTAAGCGTATGATAGATCGGGGTGATGTGCAACGTAGCGATGTAGTGTCGCGCATACAAGGCATAATGAAAGATCTTGCTAATCCAAAGAGTACTACGGTAATGGCATTACGTTACATTCCTGCCATGCCATTTTTACTCtaa